A section of the Lentimicrobiaceae bacterium genome encodes:
- a CDS encoding lysophospholipid acyltransferase family protein, producing the protein MKRIGYILFRFSSFLISITPFFLLYLLSDFYSIVMQYIVRYRLKTITDNLKNSFPEKNDLEIKQIIRRYYRNLCDISLETIKGYSFNTKKILSRYQCLNPEITHKYYKENKDIIIAMSHYANWEWGTQVASKFFLHRPVTFYKPLSNKYFDNYLRQRRMKQNMELYSVYKPKLLQRLDEEPPKAYFLVSDQSPGRAKEKKAYWVKFLNQDTACLHGIESYAKLFDLPVFYADVQRIKRGHYTIELEEICMYPENTCRGEITAKYMKKLEDIILKKPDDWLWSHKRWKLKKPDEMFKITFS; encoded by the coding sequence ATGAAACGTATAGGGTATATATTATTTAGATTTTCTTCATTTTTAATCTCCATTACCCCTTTCTTTTTGCTTTATTTATTATCCGATTTTTATTCGATAGTTATGCAATACATAGTGCGTTACCGGCTAAAAACGATTACAGATAATTTAAAAAACTCATTTCCTGAGAAAAATGATTTGGAAATAAAACAGATTATTCGCCGGTATTACAGAAATCTTTGTGATATTTCACTCGAAACAATCAAAGGATATTCATTCAACACAAAAAAGATACTTTCCCGTTATCAATGTTTAAATCCTGAAATTACTCATAAATATTACAAGGAAAATAAGGATATAATTATTGCCATGAGTCATTATGCCAATTGGGAATGGGGAACCCAGGTGGCAAGTAAATTTTTCTTACACCGTCCTGTTACTTTCTATAAGCCACTTTCCAATAAATATTTTGATAATTATCTCCGCCAGCGCAGAATGAAACAGAACATGGAATTATACTCTGTTTATAAGCCTAAACTCCTGCAACGCTTAGATGAGGAACCTCCCAAAGCTTATTTTTTGGTAAGCGATCAAAGTCCAGGCCGGGCTAAAGAGAAAAAGGCATATTGGGTAAAATTTCTGAACCAGGATACGGCATGCCTTCATGGTATCGAAAGTTATGCGAAACTTTTCGATCTGCCTGTATTTTATGCCGACGTACAAAGGATAAAACGTGGACATTATACCATAGAACTGGAAGAAATTTGCATGTATCCCGAAAATACCTGTCGCGGTGAGATAACAGCTAAATACATGAAAAAGCTTGAAGACATCATCCTGAAAAAGCCGGACGACTGGCTATGGTCGCATAAACGATGGAAATTAAAGAAGCCGGATGAAATGTTTAAAATTACTTTTTCATAA
- a CDS encoding winged helix-turn-helix domain-containing protein, whose protein sequence is MNTCEIGRKAGRIWEYLYTNGECSATELKKKLKINTKELYLALGWISRNDKIAIYEKDGEQYIFLLFI, encoded by the coding sequence ATGAATACCTGTGAAATCGGAAGGAAAGCCGGACGTATCTGGGAATATTTGTATACAAATGGAGAATGTTCCGCTACTGAGCTTAAAAAGAAACTTAAAATTAATACTAAGGAACTTTACTTAGCTTTAGGCTGGATTTCACGTAATGATAAAATTGCAATTTATGAAAAAGACGGAGAGCAATATATATTCCTGCTTTTTATATAA
- a CDS encoding TetR/AcrR family transcriptional regulator, whose protein sequence is MTQILEKHFETIRKTFLEYGIKSIAMDDIAGNLGISKKTLYKEYANKNELVRDVMLEDFSQFRAKTNAISKDSSNAVEELYRLSDLFITSQNSLSISTLYDLKKYYHELFVEMIKLIDILINDLITNGIKRGIAENNFNPDVEYGKIACFFAFIFESYFLHPLHNLSNVSMPFSGKDIMKYFYKGICTQQGIEILNNIQNS, encoded by the coding sequence ATGACACAGATTCTTGAAAAACATTTTGAGACCATAAGAAAAACATTTCTGGAATATGGAATTAAAAGTATTGCCATGGATGATATTGCCGGAAATTTGGGAATTTCAAAAAAGACGCTTTACAAGGAATATGCCAATAAAAATGAATTAGTGAGAGATGTTATGCTTGAAGATTTTTCACAGTTTAGGGCTAAAACCAACGCTATATCAAAAGACAGTAGCAATGCCGTTGAAGAATTATACAGACTATCCGATTTATTCATAACCAGTCAAAATTCATTAAGTATATCTACGCTGTATGATTTAAAGAAATATTATCATGAACTGTTTGTTGAAATGATAAAATTGATAGACATATTAATAAATGACTTAATCACCAACGGAATAAAACGAGGAATAGCTGAAAATAATTTCAATCCGGATGTTGAATATGGCAAAATAGCTTGCTTTTTCGCTTTTATTTTTGAATCGTATTTCCTGCATCCGCTACATAATCTTTCCAATGTATCCATGCCATTTTCCGGAAAAGATATCATGAAGTATTTCTATAAAGGAATTTGTACCCAACAGGGCATCGAAATATTGAATAACATACAAAACAGTTGA
- a CDS encoding efflux RND transporter permease subunit → MKITEISIKRSTIPVVVFTLLALAGIFCYSLLNKELTPKMDLPINAVMTVYPGAAPSEVESSVTKHVEDAASSLEGIDKITSYSFEGMSIVLIQYKDGINADMSLQECERKVNAIKDDFPENSKDPQFMKFDLNMFPIMSIAVKSNIPEKEFYDIIDKQIKTRLSQIKGIAQVDIIGGNQREIEVKANAQKLEQYGISLLQVKQMIEASNVDFPAGKIKDDNTKFIVRLAGKFNNLDQIRDLIIGQTKEGTVIKLSDVASVVDGSKKTTKLARINGEPAIGLSIQKQTDGNAVEISKEVKKEFASFEKQYAKQKLQFTIATDMSDFTNEAVKGVMFDLVFAIVLVSITMLLFLHTFRNLTFIFVSIPTSIISTFAFFWLFGFSLNILTLLALSIVVGVIVDDAIVVLENTYRHLEMGKTRRQASLDAIREIGITVMSITIVLIAVFLPIGLISGTTGQVLRSFSLVVVISILISLLVSFTLVPLLTSRFGKLKVFNKKRPFDRFLLAFESLVTRFKSAILSALHWTLGHKRITILAAVVLFIGSFLLVSKGFIQTEFMDQGDRGEFIVAMELDRTATLEQTNGMCLAIEKKMLQYSEIQTVFTKVGSRGGSMSILETPYAAEFSIKLVPKDQRKLSAKLFAKKLQYDLKSVFPGPKFKIEEISMMGTTSTPVEIYVRGTNFEEVKAYSQIVLNELRNIKGTSDIESTVESGDKEIVVKFDREKLAKLGLTIGEIGNQMYMSYEGNRDMKYRDGSNEYDLFISLDEFDRKSKADIENISFVNHSGQLIRLSQVADISEGESPSTLIRYNKLPSVRISGNLVGITIGTVGEEIKARLAKTEKPTGVDVVYAGDMERQSDSFSSLLIALVASIVLMYLIMVALYDSYIYPLVVMLSLPLSIIGALLALALAGKSLSLFSMMGIIMLMGLVAKNAILVVDFANKRQQEGEKVVDAIIEATSVRFRPILMTSMALIVGLLPIALASGAGAEWKNGLGWVLVGGLASSMFLSLLVVPVFYVVLDKLVKKHKKRNDPEELTAQKAEEIESSTKE, encoded by the coding sequence ATGAAGATAACTGAAATATCAATAAAACGTTCAACCATCCCGGTAGTTGTATTTACCTTACTTGCATTGGCGGGGATATTTTGCTACTCTCTCTTAAACAAAGAGCTTACTCCCAAAATGGACCTTCCAATCAATGCAGTAATGACGGTTTACCCCGGAGCTGCTCCTTCGGAAGTGGAAAGCTCGGTTACCAAACACGTGGAAGATGCGGCTTCTTCTTTGGAAGGAATTGACAAAATTACTTCTTATTCTTTCGAGGGTATGTCGATAGTTTTGATTCAATATAAGGATGGCATCAATGCCGACATGTCGTTGCAGGAATGTGAGCGAAAAGTAAATGCCATCAAAGATGATTTTCCCGAAAACAGCAAGGATCCTCAATTTATGAAATTTGATCTTAACATGTTCCCCATCATGAGCATTGCTGTTAAATCAAATATCCCCGAAAAGGAATTTTACGACATCATTGATAAGCAAATTAAAACCAGACTTTCCCAAATAAAAGGAATTGCACAGGTAGATATTATCGGTGGTAACCAACGGGAAATAGAGGTAAAAGCTAACGCCCAGAAATTAGAGCAATACGGCATTTCGCTACTCCAGGTTAAGCAAATGATTGAAGCTTCCAACGTGGACTTCCCTGCCGGAAAAATTAAAGATGACAATACCAAATTTATCGTAAGGCTTGCCGGCAAATTTAATAATCTCGATCAGATAAGAGATTTGATTATCGGTCAAACGAAAGAAGGCACAGTTATAAAATTGAGCGATGTGGCTTCGGTGGTAGATGGCTCTAAGAAAACGACTAAACTTGCCCGTATCAATGGGGAACCGGCTATCGGGCTGAGTATTCAGAAGCAGACGGATGGCAATGCCGTAGAAATAAGCAAAGAGGTAAAAAAAGAGTTTGCCAGTTTCGAAAAGCAATATGCAAAGCAAAAGCTTCAGTTTACCATTGCCACCGATATGTCTGATTTTACCAATGAAGCCGTTAAAGGTGTTATGTTCGACCTGGTTTTTGCTATTGTGCTGGTATCAATCACAATGCTATTGTTCCTGCATACATTCCGTAACCTGACGTTTATTTTCGTATCCATCCCTACCTCCATCATCTCCACTTTTGCATTTTTCTGGCTTTTTGGTTTTTCACTTAATATACTTACCCTATTAGCATTATCAATTGTTGTAGGAGTTATTGTGGACGACGCCATTGTGGTGCTGGAAAATACATATCGCCACCTTGAAATGGGCAAAACCCGACGGCAGGCATCGCTTGATGCAATCAGGGAAATTGGGATTACCGTTATGTCTATCACCATTGTGCTGATAGCCGTTTTCCTCCCTATCGGGCTTATATCGGGTACCACCGGTCAGGTTCTACGCTCTTTTTCATTGGTGGTTGTAATTTCTATCCTAATAAGCCTTCTGGTTTCATTTACCTTAGTTCCATTACTTACATCGCGTTTTGGTAAACTTAAAGTATTTAATAAAAAAAGACCTTTCGATCGTTTTTTGCTTGCTTTTGAAAGTCTTGTTACCAGGTTTAAATCGGCGATTCTTTCGGCGCTTCATTGGACGTTGGGGCATAAAAGAATTACCATTCTTGCGGCAGTTGTACTTTTTATCGGTTCCTTTCTTTTGGTATCCAAAGGGTTTATACAAACCGAATTTATGGATCAGGGCGACCGTGGCGAATTTATCGTAGCCATGGAACTGGACAGGACAGCCACATTAGAACAAACCAATGGAATGTGTCTCGCTATAGAGAAAAAAATGCTTCAATATTCCGAGATACAAACCGTATTTACTAAAGTTGGTTCCAGGGGTGGTAGTATGTCAATACTTGAAACCCCTTACGCTGCCGAATTCTCTATAAAATTAGTTCCTAAAGATCAACGAAAACTGAGCGCCAAATTATTTGCCAAAAAGCTTCAGTACGATTTAAAATCTGTTTTCCCCGGCCCAAAATTCAAAATAGAAGAAATAAGTATGATGGGTACCACAAGCACCCCGGTAGAAATTTATGTACGCGGAACCAATTTTGAAGAAGTAAAAGCATATAGCCAGATTGTCCTGAACGAATTGCGAAATATCAAGGGAACAAGCGATATAGAATCAACCGTAGAAAGTGGTGATAAAGAAATAGTGGTGAAGTTCGATCGCGAAAAATTAGCAAAACTTGGGCTTACTATTGGTGAAATTGGTAACCAGATGTACATGTCGTACGAAGGAAACCGCGACATGAAATACCGCGATGGAAGCAATGAATATGATCTGTTCATATCATTAGATGAATTCGACAGGAAAAGCAAGGCCGATATTGAAAACATTTCATTTGTAAACCATTCGGGGCAGCTTATCCGACTTTCGCAGGTGGCGGACATCAGCGAGGGAGAAAGCCCTTCTACGCTTATCCGTTATAACAAACTACCCTCTGTTCGTATATCGGGCAACTTAGTTGGCATAACCATAGGCACGGTTGGCGAAGAAATAAAAGCCCGGCTTGCCAAAACGGAAAAACCGACAGGGGTTGATGTGGTTTATGCAGGCGATATGGAACGTCAGAGTGATTCCTTTTCAAGTCTGCTCATAGCTCTTGTTGCATCCATTGTTCTCATGTACTTAATAATGGTTGCACTGTATGATAGCTATATATACCCATTGGTAGTGATGCTTTCGTTGCCACTGTCTATCATCGGGGCATTATTAGCGCTGGCATTAGCAGGAAAAAGCCTTAGTTTGTTTTCTATGATGGGTATTATTATGCTTATGGGATTAGTAGCCAAAAACGCCATTTTGGTTGTTGACTTTGCCAACAAACGGCAACAGGAAGGTGAAAAGGTTGTGGATGCTATTATCGAAGCTACTTCTGTGCGTTTCAGGCCTATTCTTATGACCAGCATGGCGCTTATCGTGGGGCTATTGCCGATAGCACTGGCTTCAGGTGCCGGTGCCGAATGGAAAAACGGGCTGGGATGGGTACTTGTTGGTGGGTTAGCCAGTTCTATGTTTTTGTCACTTCTTGTGGTGCCGGTGTTTTATGTTGTTCTTGACAAATTGGTTAAAAAACATAAAAAAAGAAATGATCCGGAAGAACTTACAGCACAAAAAGCAGAAGAAATCGAATCATCAACAAAAGAGTAA